The window GCGGGGGAACGGCGTCCGGTGGGGGAACGGTCATGGGGGACGGCCTCTCACGGGCGGCGCCGTCCGGGCTCGGGTGCGGCGGGATCGCCGCCTCCCGCCCGTCGGCACGACAAAACTACCGGCGGCACAGGACTTTCCGGGCTTTTCGGACGCCGAAGCGCGACCGCCGACCGGAACCGGTCAGTGCCCGTTGCTCTCCACGATCGTGTCGATGAACGCCTTCTCCCGGCGCTGGACGAGCCGGTTGGCCCGCTCGAAGTCCCGGTTGGCGATCTCCGCCCGGGCGGCGGCGGTGCGCGGCATGGGCCACATCGCGTCGATCTCGGCGTTGAAGGACGATCCCACCAGCACGGCGATCGCCATCACGAACAGCCAGGCCAGGATGGCGATCGGCGCGGCCAGGGAACCGTAGATGGTCACCTGGCCGAAGGAGGCGTCCAGGTAGACCCGCAGCGCCACCGAACCCGTGATCAGCACCAGTGCGGCCAGCAGCGCCCCCGGCAGGTGGCGCCACAGCGGGGTGCGCACCGGCACGCTCAGGGCGTAGAGCAGGGTGACCGCGGCGACGGCGAGCAGGGCGACGGTCGGCCAGTAGAACAGGTTGAGCCGCCCCACGGTCATGGGCAGCAACCGGTTGACCAGGTCCGGCCCTGCCACCAGGACCGGCAGCAGGAGGATGGCGAACAGCAGCCCGCCCAGGTAGGCGACGAAGGCCAGGACCCGCTGGCGCACCCAGCCGCGCAGTTCGTCCAGGCCGTAGGAGATCGTGATCGAGCGGATGAAGACGTTCATCGCCCGCGACCCCGACCACAGCGACACCAGGAACGTCACCGACAGGACCCCGCCCGGGACTCCCCCGAGGAAGTCGTCCACGAGCGGCTCGACCACGCTGTCCACGGTGTCCGGGGTCAGCACCCGCGCGGTCAGGTCCAAAATCCACAGCCGGATCTCCTCGACGAAGTCCTCGCCGAGCACGACGGTCAGCGGGCCCAGGGCGCCCAGGAGGCCCAGCATGAGCGCGGGCAGCGAGATGAGGGTGAAGAAGGCCGACTCGGCGGCCAGCCCGACGACCCGGTCGCGCGCGAAGGCCCGAACCGTGCGCAGGACGAGGAGCATCCCGCTGCGCAGGCGGGCATGACGTCTCAGCCACCCGTCCACGGCGTACCACAGCCGCTCCCAGAAACCCGCCACGGAGGAAACGTTAGCGCTCCTCGGGAGCCGTCCCGCGCCACGGGCGCACGGACCTAGTGACGTGACTCACTCGGGGGCGGTCAGACCCCGTCTGGACAAAGCCTCGACGCCCGTGACATTCTCATTACATGATCGCTGCTCTGGACCCCATGCTCTACGTGCGCCGTCACGTGGACTTCCTGCGGGTCGGCAGCGCCATCTGTTGCAGCGTCGGTTAATCCCACCGCCCTTTGACGCACCCCAGGGGTGCGCGCGGCACCGGCGCCCTGCCTCTTCTCCTTATCCCACACGCGGATCCCTCCCGATCGCCAGCACGACGATGTGCGGCGACGCGGGCGTGCGGTGTGGACGCCGGGGCTGTGAGCACCCCGCGACACCTCATCGGAGACACCCGCGATGCCTCCCTCTTCCGCGCAGCCCGGCAGGACAGCGACCGCGGCCAAGCCGCGCCGCCGCCGTGGTGAGGGCCAGTGGGCCCTCGGCTACCACGAGCCGCTGAACAAGAACGAGGAGAACAAGAAGAACGACGACGGGCTCAACGTCCGCGATCGGATCATCAACATCTACTCCAAGGGCGGGTTCGACTCGATCGACCCCGCCGACCTGCGCGGACGGTTCCGCTGGTTCGGCCTGTACACCCAGCGCGCGCCGGGTATCGACGGCGGCAAGACGGCCGTCCTGGAGCCCGAGGAACTCGACGACCGCTACTTCATGCTGCGGGTGCGCATCGACGGGGGGCAGCTGACGGTCGCCCAGCTGCGCGCGGTCGCCGAGATCTCCCGCGACTACGGGCGCGACACCGCCGACATCACCGACCGCCAGAACGTCCAGTACCACTGGATCCGGGTGGAGGACGTCCCGGCGATCTGGGAGAAGCTGGAGTCGGTGGGCCTGTCCACCATGGAGGCCTGCGGCGACACCCCGCGCGTCATCCTGGGCTGTCCGCTGGCCGGGGTCGCCGAGGAGGAGGTCATCGACGCCGGTCCCGCGATCCGCGAGATCTACGAGGACCACATCGGCAGCGAGCTGTACTCCAACCTGCCTCGCAAGTTCAAGACCTCGGTGTCGGGGTGCACGGTGCACTGCGTCAACCACGAGATCAACGACGTGGCGTTCGCGGGCGTGCGCAACGAGGCGGGCGAGGCGGGCTACGACCTGTTCGTCGGCGGCGGCCTGTCCACGAACCCGATGTTCGCCCAGCGCCTGGGCACGTTCGTGCGCCCGGACCAGGTGAGCGAGGTGTGGGCCGGGGTCTGCGGGATCTTCCGCGACTACGGCTACCGGCGCCTGCGCACCCGCGCCCGGATCAAGTTCCTCATCAAGGACTGGGGCGCGGAGAAGTTCCGCGACGTCCTGGAGAAGGAGTACCTGGGCTACGCCCTGCCCGACGGCCCCGCCGTCGAACTGGACTCGGGCCTGCGCCGCGACCACGTGGGCGTGCACCGCCAGAAGGACGGCAGGTTCTACGTGGGCTTCGCGCCCAAGGTGGGCCGGGTTTCGGGCACCGCGCTGCTGCGCGTCGCCGACATCGCCGAGGAGCACGGTTCGGACCGCGTCCGCACCACCGCCGACCAGAAGCTGGTCATCCTCGACGTGGAGGAGGACCGGATCGCCTCGATCACCTCCGCCCTGGAGACGGAGGGGCTCCAGGTCAACCCGAGCGTGTTCCGCCGCCAGACGATGGCCTGCACCGGCATCGAGTTCTGCAAGCTGGCGATCGTGGAGACCAAGGACCGCGCGGCCACCCTGATCGACGAGCTGGAGAAGCGGCTGCCCGACTTCGAGGAGCCGCTGACCATCAACGTCAACGGCTGCCCGAACTCGTGCGCGCGCATCCAGGTCGCCGACATCGGCCTCAAGGGCCAGCTCGTCATGAACTCCGAGGGCGAGCAGGTCGAGGGCTACCAGATCCACCTGGGCGGCGGCATGGGGCTGACCCAGTCCTTCGGCAAGAAGATCCGCGGACTCAAGGCCACCGCCGACGAGCTGCCCGACTACGTCGAGCGGGTGGTGCGCCGGTTCCAGGACCAGAAGGAGGACGGCGAGTCGTTCGCCTCCTGGGTCGGCCGGGCCGAGGACGCCGACCTGAAGTAGTTCGTCCGGGCGGTCGGGACCGCCGCGGCCGCCCGGCCGCGGCACCGGGGCCGGTCCGCGTGCGGACCGGCCCGGTCCACGGCCGCGAAACGACCTGGAAGACCCGAGCGAGAGGAAGAGGTGCGCCATGTCCGAGAGGGCCGCGCCCCACTACTGCCCCTACTGCGGCGACGAGGACCTCGTGCCCGAGGAGGGCGCCGCCGTCAAGGGAGAGGGCTACCCCTGGGCCTGCCTGTCCTGTGCCCGGGTGTTTCGGGTCAAGTACGTCGGGTTGCGCTCCGCGTCCTTCTCCGCGGGAGGCGCCCCCTCCAGACCGACGGAAGGGAACTCATGAACTCCACCACCATCACCCCCCTGGGCGGTCCCGAGCTCGCCGAGCGGGCCGCGCGCGAACTGGAGGAGGCCTCCGCCTCGGAGATCATCTCCTGGGCCGCCGAGACCTTCGGCGACCAGCTGTGCATGACCTCGTCCATGGCCGACGCGCTCATGGTGGACCTGGTCTCCCGGACGGTGCCGGGGATCGACGTCATCTTCCTGGACACCGGCTACCACTTCCCCGAGACCATCGGCACGCGTGACGCCGTGGCCTCCGTGTACGACATCAACCTCATCAACGTCGAGCCCACCCGCACGGTGGCCGAGCAGGACCTGGCCCTGGGCCCGCGCCTGCACGGGCGCGACCCCGGCATCTGCTGCCACCTGCGCAAGGTGGAGCCCCTCCAGCGGGCCCTGGAGCCCTACGCCGCGTGGCTGACCGGCCTGCGCCGGGAGGACTCGGCGACCCGCCGCGACACCCCGATCGTGCAGTGGGACCGGCGCCGGCGGATGACCAAGGTCAACCCGATCGCCCGCTGGACCCAGGACCAGGTGGACGCCTACATGGCCGAGAACGGGGTCATCGTGAACCCGCTCCAGTACGACGGCTACCCCTCGATCGGCTGCGAGCCGTGCACGCGGCGGGTGGCGCCGGGCGAGGACCCGCGCAGCGGCCGGTGGTCCGGCACGGGCAAGACCGAGTGCGGAATCCACGTGTGAGTGCGCCCTCGGCGGCCGGGCCGTGCGGCCCGGCCGCGGCTCCGCCGGGGTTGGGCGGGGCCGGGGGCGGCGGCGGTGCTCGGAGGCGAGGAGGAGGACGGCCATGACGGCGGACGGAACCGGTGCGCGCGGCGGCGGAGGCCGGGGCGGGGGCGTGCCCCTGCTGGCGGTGGCGCACGGCAGCGCCGACCCGAGGTCGGCGCGGGCCGTGTCGGCGGTGTTCGAGCGGGTGCGGGCGCTGCGGCCGGAGCTCGACGTGCGCGTGTCCTACCTGGACCACGTGGCGCCCTCCGCGCGGGACGCGCTGGAGGAGCTGGCCGCGCGCGGGGCGGGTGAGGCGGTGGTGCTGCCGGCGCTGCTGACGGCGGCCTACCACAGCAAGGTGGACCTGCCGAAGGTGCTGGCGGACGCGCGCGGGCGCAGCCCGTGGCTGCGGGTGCGCTACGCCGACACCCTGGGCCCGCACCCGCTGCTGACGGAGGCGGTGGAGCGGCGCCTGGACGAGGCGGGGGTGCGCCCCGACCCCGACACGGCCCTGGTGCTGGCCTCGGCCGGTTCCAGCGACCCCGGGGCGAACGCGACCGTGGCGGCGATGGCCGCCGAGCTGGCCGGACGCGGCCCCTGGCGGGAGGTCGTGGCGGCCTACGCGTCCGCGGCCTCCCCCGGTCCGGGGGAGGCGGTGGCCGCCCTGCGCGAGCGGGGGGCGTCGCGGGTGGCCGTGGCCACCTACCTGCTGGCGCCGGGGTTCTTCGCCGACCGGGTGCGCGCCCGGTCGCTGGAGGCGGGTGCGTACGCGGTGTCCGAGGCGCTGGGGGACGTGCCCGAGATGGCCGGGGTGGTGCTGGACCGCTACGACGCGGCGGTGGCGTCGCGGCACGCGACCAGCTTCCGCTGAGGCGCGGAGCGCTGCCGGTCGAGGCGGGAGCACCGACGGGCTGCGGTGCCCGGCGTCCGCGCCGTGGGGGCGTACGGGCGGACAAGGCGGCCCAGGGCAGACGACGCGGGACAGGGCGCGCGGGACGGAAGGGGCGAACGGGCGGTCCGCCGGGCGGGCCGCCCGTTCGCGTTGTCGCGGGCGGGATCGCCGCCGGGCGGGGCGAACGCGGGAACCGGCCCGACGACGGGAACCGGCCGCCTTCCGGCCCTCCCCCGCCGCGCCTCCCGAGAGGGCCGCACGCGGTTGTCCACAACCTCGGAAAGTGGCTTGTCCGCGCGACCGCGGCCCAGAAGAATCGGAGGTGGGCGCCGCGAACGCGCGCCGACCGACCGAGGAGTCGTGGGGGTGTCCGTGTCGGAGGAACGGAGTGCGGTGCGCAGCGGTGTCCGGGACCTGCTGCGGGGGCTGCCGGTGTTCTCGGGGGTGCTGCCGGAGTTCGACCCCGGAGCGGCGCCCGAGGACCCGGCGGAGCTGTTCCTGGAGTGGTTCTCCGAGGCGGTCGAGAGCGGTGTGGCCGAGCCGCACGCGATGACGGTCACGACCGTGGACGGAGAGGGGGCTCCGTCGGCCCGCGTGGTCATCATGAAGGACTTCACGCCCGAGGGCTGGTGGTTCGCCACCACGACCGGCTCGCGCAAGGGACGGGAGCTGGCCCGCAACCCGGCGGTGGCGCTGTTGTTCCACTGGATCGGGCAGGGCCGCCAGGTGCGGGTGCGCGGGCGGGCGGAGCTGGCCGCGCCGGAGCGGTGCGCCGCGGACTACCTGGCGCGGCCGCTGGAGTCGAGGGTGGCCGGTCTGCACGGCAGACAGAGCGAGCCCCTGGACGATCTCGCGGACGTCGACCGCGTGGCGCGGGAGAGCCGGGAGCGGCTGGAGCGCGACCCGGAGCTGGTTGCCGAGGACTGGGGCCTGTACCTGGTCCGCCCGGCCGAGGTGGAGTTCTGGCAGGCCGACCGGGACCGCCGCCACACGCGCCTGCGCTACACCCGTCCGGGGGTCGACGCGTCCTGGGAACGCGGCCTGCTCTGGCCGTGACCGGGCGGAGGCGCCACGGCCGGACCCGTCGTCCCCGAGAGCGGCCATCGACCCGGGACCCAAGCGTGACCGAACCTGATTCTGTTCGGTGTCCCCTGCGGGGATAGGATTCCCGCACTCCGACCGCCCGCGACCAGCAACGAAAAGAGGTGGCCGCCGTGCCCCCCACACACGAGGTGTTCAACCAGGCGCCCCCGCTCGGCGACTACGCGGCGGCCGAGGACCCGGCGCTCGTGGAGGGCCTGCGGCGCGAGGGCGCCGGATGGGCCGAGGCCGAGGTGCGCGAGGTCGGCGACGCGGCCGGTTCGGAGCGGGTCCGCGCCTGGGGCGAGTCCGCCAACGCCTACCCGCCGGTGCTGCGCACCCACGACCGCTACGGCCACCGGGTGGATGAGGTCGACTACCAGCCCGCCTACCACGTGCTCATGGACCAGGCGGTGGAGCACGGCATGCACGCCGCGCCGTGGGCGGACGGGCGTCCGGGCGCGCACGTGGCCCGCGCCGCCAAGTTCTTCCTGTGGTCCCAGCCCGAGGCTGGTCACGGGTGCCCGGTGTCGATGACCTACGCGGCGGTCCCGGCCCTGCGCCACTCCCCCGAACTGGCGCGGCGGTACGAGCCTCTGCTCACCGCGCCCGTCTACGACTTCGGGCTGCGGGCGCCGCACACCAAGCGCGGGCTCCTCGCGGGCATGTCGATGACCGAGAAGCAGGGCGGCTCGGACGTGCGCGCCAACACCACCCGCGCGGTCCCCACCGCCGAGGGGCACCACGTGCTGACCGGGCACAAGTGGTTCACCTCGGCGCCGATGAGCGACTTCTTCCTCACCCTGGCGCAGGCGCCCGAGGGGCTGAGCTGCTTCCTGGTGCCCCGGGTGCTGGAGGACGGCGGCCGCAACGCGCTGCACATCCAACGGCTCAAGGACAAGCTGGGCAACCGCTCCAACGCGTCGGCGGAGCTGGAGTACGACGGTGCCGTCGCCCATCTGGTCGGTGAGCCGGGCAGGGGCGTGCCCACCATCATCGAGATGGTCAACAGCACCCGGCTGGACTGCGTGATCGGCTCGGCCGCGGGCATGCGCGCCGCGGTGGTGCACGCCCTGCACCACGCCGAGCACCGCAGCGCCTTCGGCGGGGTGCTGGTCGAGCAGCCGCTGATGCGCAACGTGCTCGCCGACCTGGCACTGGAGTCGGAGGCGGCGACGGCGCTGATGACCCGTCTGGCCGGTGCCGTGGACCGCGCGGTGCGCGGGGACGAGACCGAGGCGGCCTTCCGCCGCCTGGGGGTGGCCGTGGGCAAGTTCTGGGTGACCAAGCGCCAGCCCGCGCACGCCGCCGAGGCGCTGGAGTGCCTGGGCGGCAACGGGTACGTGGAGGAGTCGGGGATGCCCCGGCTGTTCCGGGACTCCCCGCTCAACTCCGTCTGGGAGGGCTCGGGCAACGTGGCGGCGCTGGACGTGCTGCGCGCGATGGGCCGCAGCCCCGAGTCGCTGGAGGCCTTCCTGGCCGAGCTGCGCGCGGCCGCGGGCGTGGACGACCACTACGACGCGGCGGTCAAGCGGTTGGAGCAGGCCCTGGGCGACCCGGAGGAGGCGCAGTACCGGGCGCGGACGGTCGTGGAGCTGATGGCGCTGGTCCTGCAGGCGTCGGTGCTGCTGCGCCACGCGCCCACCCCGGTCGCCGAGGCGTTCACCGCCTCGCGTCTGGGTGGCGAGTGGGGGCACGTGTTCGGCACCCTGCCCAGAGGGGTGGACACCGAGCTGATCCTGGACCGGGCCCGCCCGAGCCGGTGAGGCCGGGGGCGCGCCCCCGCCGCGCGGAGGGGGCCGGGGGCGCGCCGCCCTCCTCCGTACGGGGGCCCGGGGACGCTCTGCCGCGGATGCGGCGAGCACCGGTGGGGGCCGGGCCCGTGCGCCCCCGCACGGCCCCGGTCGTACCGGCCCCGGAACGCGCTGGGCACGAGGGGAACCAGAGGCGCGCGGAGAGCACGCGGACACCCTTTCTTAACCTCATAAATCCCGATTACCACTCTTAACCCTGATAATTCCCACAAAAACCCGCAAGAGGGACGGCCGATGAATGATCATCGGCCAGGTCGGCATACTTCGGCGTCCGGAGCGGAACAAAGAAGTCGTCACAGACCACGACCGCCTGCTTTCGGACGGGGAGCGGGCCCGCGCAGACCCTCCAGGAACAGCCGGAGGCGCGCGGGCCCGAACAGCCCCTTCCGAAGGCCCCGAATCCAAGAGACTGACGACGCCTATGGTGGAAGTCTGGCCAGGTAGTTCCTATCCGCTCGGTGCGACCTACGACGGGTCCGGCACCAATTTCTCCCTCTTCTCCGAGGCCGCCGAACAGGTGGACCTGTGCCTGTTCGACGACGACGGTGAGGAGACGCGTATACCACTGACCGAGTACGACGGTTTCGTCTGGCACGGTTACCTTCCCGGCGTCGGACCGGGACAGCAGTACGGGTACCGCGTCCACGGGCCCTACGCCCCGGAGCAGGGGCTGCGGTGCAATCCGAACAAACTGCTCACCGACCCCTACGCGAAGGCGCTGAACGGCAACCTCACCTGGCACGAATCCCTGTTCAGCTACCACTTCGCCTCGCCGGAGCGCAGGAACACCAAGGACAGCGCGCCCTACGTGCCCAAGTGCGTGGTGGTCAGCCCGTTCTTCGACTGGGGAAACGAGTCCAGGCCC is drawn from Nocardiopsis dassonvillei subsp. dassonvillei DSM 43111 and contains these coding sequences:
- a CDS encoding YihY/virulence factor BrkB family protein — protein: MAGFWERLWYAVDGWLRRHARLRSGMLLVLRTVRAFARDRVVGLAAESAFFTLISLPALMLGLLGALGPLTVVLGEDFVEEIRLWILDLTARVLTPDTVDSVVEPLVDDFLGGVPGGVLSVTFLVSLWSGSRAMNVFIRSITISYGLDELRGWVRQRVLAFVAYLGGLLFAILLLPVLVAGPDLVNRLLPMTVGRLNLFYWPTVALLAVAAVTLLYALSVPVRTPLWRHLPGALLAALVLITGSVALRVYLDASFGQVTIYGSLAAPIAILAWLFVMAIAVLVGSSFNAEIDAMWPMPRTAAARAEIANRDFERANRLVQRREKAFIDTIVESNGH
- a CDS encoding putative leader peptide, which codes for MIAALDPMLYVRRHVDFLRVGSAICCSVG
- a CDS encoding nitrite/sulfite reductase, which codes for MPPSSAQPGRTATAAKPRRRRGEGQWALGYHEPLNKNEENKKNDDGLNVRDRIINIYSKGGFDSIDPADLRGRFRWFGLYTQRAPGIDGGKTAVLEPEELDDRYFMLRVRIDGGQLTVAQLRAVAEISRDYGRDTADITDRQNVQYHWIRVEDVPAIWEKLESVGLSTMEACGDTPRVILGCPLAGVAEEEVIDAGPAIREIYEDHIGSELYSNLPRKFKTSVSGCTVHCVNHEINDVAFAGVRNEAGEAGYDLFVGGGLSTNPMFAQRLGTFVRPDQVSEVWAGVCGIFRDYGYRRLRTRARIKFLIKDWGAEKFRDVLEKEYLGYALPDGPAVELDSGLRRDHVGVHRQKDGRFYVGFAPKVGRVSGTALLRVADIAEEHGSDRVRTTADQKLVILDVEEDRIASITSALETEGLQVNPSVFRRQTMACTGIEFCKLAIVETKDRAATLIDELEKRLPDFEEPLTINVNGCPNSCARIQVADIGLKGQLVMNSEGEQVEGYQIHLGGGMGLTQSFGKKIRGLKATADELPDYVERVVRRFQDQKEDGESFASWVGRAEDADLK
- a CDS encoding phosphoadenylyl-sulfate reductase, whose translation is MNSTTITPLGGPELAERAARELEEASASEIISWAAETFGDQLCMTSSMADALMVDLVSRTVPGIDVIFLDTGYHFPETIGTRDAVASVYDINLINVEPTRTVAEQDLALGPRLHGRDPGICCHLRKVEPLQRALEPYAAWLTGLRREDSATRRDTPIVQWDRRRRMTKVNPIARWTQDQVDAYMAENGVIVNPLQYDGYPSIGCEPCTRRVAPGEDPRSGRWSGTGKTECGIHV
- a CDS encoding sirohydrochlorin chelatase, producing the protein MTADGTGARGGGGRGGGVPLLAVAHGSADPRSARAVSAVFERVRALRPELDVRVSYLDHVAPSARDALEELAARGAGEAVVLPALLTAAYHSKVDLPKVLADARGRSPWLRVRYADTLGPHPLLTEAVERRLDEAGVRPDPDTALVLASAGSSDPGANATVAAMAAELAGRGPWREVVAAYASAASPGPGEAVAALRERGASRVAVATYLLAPGFFADRVRARSLEAGAYAVSEALGDVPEMAGVVLDRYDAAVASRHATSFR
- a CDS encoding pyridoxine/pyridoxamine 5'-phosphate oxidase; its protein translation is MSVSEERSAVRSGVRDLLRGLPVFSGVLPEFDPGAAPEDPAELFLEWFSEAVESGVAEPHAMTVTTVDGEGAPSARVVIMKDFTPEGWWFATTTGSRKGRELARNPAVALLFHWIGQGRQVRVRGRAELAAPERCAADYLARPLESRVAGLHGRQSEPLDDLADVDRVARESRERLERDPELVAEDWGLYLVRPAEVEFWQADRDRRHTRLRYTRPGVDASWERGLLWP
- a CDS encoding acyl-CoA dehydrogenase family protein; amino-acid sequence: MPPTHEVFNQAPPLGDYAAAEDPALVEGLRREGAGWAEAEVREVGDAAGSERVRAWGESANAYPPVLRTHDRYGHRVDEVDYQPAYHVLMDQAVEHGMHAAPWADGRPGAHVARAAKFFLWSQPEAGHGCPVSMTYAAVPALRHSPELARRYEPLLTAPVYDFGLRAPHTKRGLLAGMSMTEKQGGSDVRANTTRAVPTAEGHHVLTGHKWFTSAPMSDFFLTLAQAPEGLSCFLVPRVLEDGGRNALHIQRLKDKLGNRSNASAELEYDGAVAHLVGEPGRGVPTIIEMVNSTRLDCVIGSAAGMRAAVVHALHHAEHRSAFGGVLVEQPLMRNVLADLALESEAATALMTRLAGAVDRAVRGDETEAAFRRLGVAVGKFWVTKRQPAHAAEALECLGGNGYVEESGMPRLFRDSPLNSVWEGSGNVAALDVLRAMGRSPESLEAFLAELRAAAGVDDHYDAAVKRLEQALGDPEEAQYRARTVVELMALVLQASVLLRHAPTPVAEAFTASRLGGEWGHVFGTLPRGVDTELILDRARPSR